A single Patagioenas fasciata isolate bPatFas1 chromosome 16, bPatFas1.hap1, whole genome shotgun sequence DNA region contains:
- the LOC136108319 gene encoding arf-GAP with SH3 domain, ANK repeat and PH domain-containing protein 2-like isoform X1, whose translation MAWGHLRCAWDEGDAAAGASCCHLSSSLCASAFQMKIRQEEEKQQLCFLRDQLKTALHLEQKEDPANKQAGYNMHQLQGNKQHSTEKSGTLFKKSNGLRKVWQKRKCTISNGYLTISHSTLNRPPAKLNLLTCQVKPNTDDKKCFDLVSYNRTYRFLAEDEQDCVIWVSVLSNSKEEALNVAFSKAQGGGESSREELTQAIIQEVRGMPGNRECCDCSAPDPTWLSINLGILICVECSGIHREIGAHLSRIQSLSLDRLATSELLVVRNIGNSGFNGIMEANLPSFSLKPTEHSDTALRKNFIISKYVEKKYAKRSPAAQCSSLPEAIKDKDIFSLLQAYAQNVDLSEPVLAPLQEPGETILHLAVLLSDRTSLHIVDFLVQNSGSLARRTVEGNTPLHYSCSHNKPNCVKLLLKAKADIAITNKAGETALDVARRMRHSLCEELLLQAQSNQFNPHVHVEYEWRLCQGDMYESDEDLDAKLGHVRSVSACPQTCYRPPAAALRPETEGTMPWEGWPDTCPPPATHLCNLDVPPAPSYAPPVPPQRAKTAPQRAYSPFLTSSSVFAEDTRSRRSPPLPPSIKHKHPSSEPAPCVLLSPEQPSLTSLAPGALKATDSVCMPDPSKVGQLGPHQSLQEPDPRPGRAWDGPPLLPQRSSLDKLLLRRVRALYDCDADREDELTFRTGEVIVVSDKEDSNWWKGWIEGQPHRQGVFPASFVHVLSE comes from the exons ATGGCGTGGGGACACCTCCGCTGTGCCTGGGATGAGGGGGATGCTGCGGCAGGAGCCTCCTGCTGCCATCTCAGCAGCTCACTGTGCGCCAGCGCTTTTCAGATGAAGatcaggcaggaggaggagaagcagcagctttgttTCCTCCGGGATCAGCTGAAAACAGCGTTGCACCTGGAGCAGAAAGAG GACCCTGCTAACAAGCAGGCAGGGTACAACATGCACCAGCTGCAGGGGAACAAGCAGCACAGCACTGAGAAGTCAGGGACCCTCTTCAAGAAAAGCAACGG GTTGAGGAAAGTCTGGCAGAAGAGGAAATGCACCATCAGCAATGGCTACCTGACCATCTCTCACAGCACG CTCAACCGCCCACCAGCCAAGCTGAATTTACTGACCTGCCAGGTGAAGCCCAACACAGATGACAAGAAATGCTTCGATCTGGTTTCCT ACAACCGCACGTACCGCTTCCTGGCAGAGGATGAGCAGGACTGTGTCAT CTGGGTGTCCGTCCTCAGCAACAGCAAGGAGGAGGCACTGAACGTGGCCTTCAGCAAAGCGCAGGGTGGAGGGGAGAGCAGCCGGGAGGAGCTGACCCAGGCCATCATCCAGGAGGTCAGGGGCATGCCCGGGAACCGGGAGTGCTGCGACTGCTCGGCCCCAG ATCCCACTTGGCTCTCCATTAACCTGGGCATCCTGATCTGCGTCGAGTGCTCTGGGATTCACAGAGAGATAGGTGCACATCTCTCCCGCATCCAGTCGCTGTCTCTGGACAGGCTGGCAACCTCCGAATTGCTG GTGGTGAGGAATATTGGCAACTCTGGTTTCAATGGCATCATGGAAGCGAATCTCCCCAGCTTTTCCCTGAAGCCCACAGAGCACAGTGACAC GGCCTTGCGGAAAAATTTTATCATTTCCAAGTATGTTGAGAAGAAATATGCCAAGAGGAGCCCTGCTGCTCAGTGCTCCAGCCTCCCAGAAGCCATCAAGGACAAAGACATATTTTCTTTGCTCCAAGCGTATGCGCAGAACGTGGATTTGAGCGAGCCTGTGCTGGCGCCTCTGCAG GAACCTGGAGAGACCATTCTCCACCTGGCTGTGCTGTTGTCTGATCGAACCTCTTTACACATCGTTGATTTTCTTGTCCAGAACAG CGGGAGCCTGGCGAGGCGGACGGTGGAGGGGAACACACCACTTCACTACAGCTGCTCTCACAACAAACCCAACTGTGTCAAACTGCTGCTGAAGGCCAAAGCCGACATCGCCATCA CCAACAAAGCGGGAGAGACAGCCCTAGATGTTGCCAGGAGGATGAGACATTCCCTGTGTGAAGAGCTG CTGCTGCAGGCCCAGAGCAACCAGTTCAACCCCCATGTCCACGTGGAGTATGAGTGGCGGCTGTGCCAGGGTGACATGTATGAGAGTGATGAAGACCTGGATGCAAAG CTGGGTCATGTGAGGAGCGTGTCTGCCTGTCCCCAGACCTGCTACCGTCCCCCTGCTGCTGCCCTCAGGCCAGAGACAGAAGGAACAATGCCCTGGGAGGGGTGGCCGGACACCTGTCCTCCCCCAGCCACCCACCTCTGCAACCTGGATGTGCCACCAGCCCCCTCCTATGCCCCTCCAGTCCCGCCCCAGCGGGCAAAGACAG CTCCCCAGAGGGCATATTCACCCTTCCTCACCAGCTCGTCTGTCTTTGCTGAGGACACAAGAAGCAGGAGGAGTCCACCTCTACCTCCGAGCATCAAGCACAAGCACCCATCTTCAGAGCCAGCACCGTGCGTCCTGCTCAGCCCTGAGCAGCCCAGCCTGACCAGCCTGGCTCCAG GTGCCCTGAAAGCCACGGACTCTGTCTGCATGCCTGACCCCAGCAAAGTGGGACAGCTTGGCCCACACCAATCCCTCCAGGAGCCAGATCCACGTCCTGGCCGTGCCTGGGATGGTCCAcctcttcttcctcagaggagcaGTTTG GACAAGCTGCTGCTCCGCAGGGTCCGTGCTCTCTACGACTGCGATGCTGACCGGGAAGATGAGCTGACGTTCCGCACAGGCGAGGTCATTGTGGTGTCTGACAAGGAGGACAGCAACTGGTGG AAAGGGTGGATTGAAGGACAGCCTCACAGGCAGGGTGTTTTCCCTGCTTCATTTGTTCATGTGCTCAGTGAGTAG
- the LOC136108319 gene encoding arf-GAP with SH3 domain, ANK repeat and PH domain-containing protein 1-like isoform X2 yields MAWGHLRCAWDEGDAAAGASCCHLSSSLCASAFQMKIRQEEEKQQLCFLRDQLKTALHLEQKEDPANKQAGYNMHQLQGNKQHSTEKSGTLFKKSNGLRKVWQKRKCTISNGYLTISHSTLNRPPAKLNLLTCQVKPNTDDKKCFDLVSYNRTYRFLAEDEQDCVIWVSVLSNSKEEALNVAFSKAQGGGESSREELTQAIIQEVRGMPGNRECCDCSAPDPTWLSINLGILICVECSGIHREIGAHLSRIQSLSLDRLATSELLVVRNIGNSGFNGIMEANLPSFSLKPTEHSDTALRKNFIISKYVEKKYAKRSPAAQCSSLPEAIKDKDIFSLLQAYAQNVDLSEPVLAPLQEPGETILHLAVLLSDRTSLHIVDFLVQNSGSLARRTVEGNTPLHYSCSHNKPNCVKLLLKAKADIAITNKAGETALDVARRMRHSLCEELLLQAQSNQFNPHVHVEYEWRLCQGDMYESDEDLDAKLGHVRSVSACPQTCYRPPAAALRPETEGTMPWEGWPDTCPPPATHLCNLDVPPAPSYAPPVPPQRAKTAPQRAYSPFLTSSSVFAEDTRSRRSPPLPPSIKHKHPSSEPAPCVLLSPEQPSLTSLAPGPRGCLRGCGAGRAAGAAVLGNAPRAEHEGGSLHPGCWTPVPPGQGYAGVRWAVEDAEFGDGNNPVPIFQAVDLFPRVYCGRKMLHSPQPGRVAAWG; encoded by the exons ATGGCGTGGGGACACCTCCGCTGTGCCTGGGATGAGGGGGATGCTGCGGCAGGAGCCTCCTGCTGCCATCTCAGCAGCTCACTGTGCGCCAGCGCTTTTCAGATGAAGatcaggcaggaggaggagaagcagcagctttgttTCCTCCGGGATCAGCTGAAAACAGCGTTGCACCTGGAGCAGAAAGAG GACCCTGCTAACAAGCAGGCAGGGTACAACATGCACCAGCTGCAGGGGAACAAGCAGCACAGCACTGAGAAGTCAGGGACCCTCTTCAAGAAAAGCAACGG GTTGAGGAAAGTCTGGCAGAAGAGGAAATGCACCATCAGCAATGGCTACCTGACCATCTCTCACAGCACG CTCAACCGCCCACCAGCCAAGCTGAATTTACTGACCTGCCAGGTGAAGCCCAACACAGATGACAAGAAATGCTTCGATCTGGTTTCCT ACAACCGCACGTACCGCTTCCTGGCAGAGGATGAGCAGGACTGTGTCAT CTGGGTGTCCGTCCTCAGCAACAGCAAGGAGGAGGCACTGAACGTGGCCTTCAGCAAAGCGCAGGGTGGAGGGGAGAGCAGCCGGGAGGAGCTGACCCAGGCCATCATCCAGGAGGTCAGGGGCATGCCCGGGAACCGGGAGTGCTGCGACTGCTCGGCCCCAG ATCCCACTTGGCTCTCCATTAACCTGGGCATCCTGATCTGCGTCGAGTGCTCTGGGATTCACAGAGAGATAGGTGCACATCTCTCCCGCATCCAGTCGCTGTCTCTGGACAGGCTGGCAACCTCCGAATTGCTG GTGGTGAGGAATATTGGCAACTCTGGTTTCAATGGCATCATGGAAGCGAATCTCCCCAGCTTTTCCCTGAAGCCCACAGAGCACAGTGACAC GGCCTTGCGGAAAAATTTTATCATTTCCAAGTATGTTGAGAAGAAATATGCCAAGAGGAGCCCTGCTGCTCAGTGCTCCAGCCTCCCAGAAGCCATCAAGGACAAAGACATATTTTCTTTGCTCCAAGCGTATGCGCAGAACGTGGATTTGAGCGAGCCTGTGCTGGCGCCTCTGCAG GAACCTGGAGAGACCATTCTCCACCTGGCTGTGCTGTTGTCTGATCGAACCTCTTTACACATCGTTGATTTTCTTGTCCAGAACAG CGGGAGCCTGGCGAGGCGGACGGTGGAGGGGAACACACCACTTCACTACAGCTGCTCTCACAACAAACCCAACTGTGTCAAACTGCTGCTGAAGGCCAAAGCCGACATCGCCATCA CCAACAAAGCGGGAGAGACAGCCCTAGATGTTGCCAGGAGGATGAGACATTCCCTGTGTGAAGAGCTG CTGCTGCAGGCCCAGAGCAACCAGTTCAACCCCCATGTCCACGTGGAGTATGAGTGGCGGCTGTGCCAGGGTGACATGTATGAGAGTGATGAAGACCTGGATGCAAAG CTGGGTCATGTGAGGAGCGTGTCTGCCTGTCCCCAGACCTGCTACCGTCCCCCTGCTGCTGCCCTCAGGCCAGAGACAGAAGGAACAATGCCCTGGGAGGGGTGGCCGGACACCTGTCCTCCCCCAGCCACCCACCTCTGCAACCTGGATGTGCCACCAGCCCCCTCCTATGCCCCTCCAGTCCCGCCCCAGCGGGCAAAGACAG CTCCCCAGAGGGCATATTCACCCTTCCTCACCAGCTCGTCTGTCTTTGCTGAGGACACAAGAAGCAGGAGGAGTCCACCTCTACCTCCGAGCATCAAGCACAAGCACCCATCTTCAGAGCCAGCACCGTGCGTCCTGCTCAGCCCTGAGCAGCCCAGCCTGACCAGCCTGGCTCCAG GTCCACGAGGCTGCTTGcgaggctgtggggctggaagagctgcgggagctgcagtgCTGGGCAACGCACCCAGAGCCGAGCATGAGGGGGGCTCCCTGCACCCTGGCTGTTGGACACCAGTGCCTCCAGGGCAGGGTTATGCTGGGGTTCGCTGGGCTGTGGAAGATGCTGAATTTGGAGATGGGAATAACCCCGTTCCTATCTTTCAGGCAGTGGATTTGTTTCCACGGGTGTACTGTGGCAGAAAGATGCTACACTCGCCacagccaggcagggtggcagccTGGGGCTGA
- the LOC136108259 gene encoding CMP-N-acetylneuraminate-beta-galactosamide-alpha-2,3-sialyltransferase 2-like, whose protein sequence is MLCRRRMQVVLALCGLLALWQCFRAPSDNLGPLPGAPSLLNTPAARCTAGANSSAWFHTRYDAAMGPLLTGAAHELSPDVVRWWLTLQGHPNGIQLQDIIQQLFTVLPAPTSDMWDPSRCRTCAVVGNSGRLNGSGHGLEIDAHDWVLRMNRAKVAGFELDVGMRTTHHFMYPESAVNLGPGVHLVLVPFKPLDLQWVASAFSTGALTRTYTRVKQFIKADRNKVLVLSPAFLKYIHDNWTQHHGRYPSTGFTALLFALHTCQQVSVFGFGADSDGNWHHYWEKNRWSGAFRRTRVHDADVEFSLIERLAAEGRILFYK, encoded by the exons ATGCTGTGCCGGAGGCGCATGCAGGTGGTGCTGGCCCTATGCGGGTTGTTGGCCCTGTGGCAATGTTTCCGAGCCCCCTCAGACAACCTCGGTCCCCTCCCTGGGGCTCCCTCCCTCCTCAACACCCCTGCTGCCCGCTGCACCGCCGGCGCCAACAGCTCCGCGTGGTTCCACACCCGCTATGATGCGGCCATGGGGCCTCTGCTGACGGGCGCAGCCCACGAGCTCTCCCCCGACGTGGTGCGGTGGTGGCTG ACCCTGCAGGGTCACCCGAATGGCATCCAGCTCCAGGACATCATTCAGCAGCTCTTCACTGTCCTCCCAGCACCGACCAGCGACATGTGGGACCCGTCTCGCTGCAGAACTTGTGCGGTGGTGGGGAACTCAGGGCGGCTAAATGGCTCTGGCCACGGGCTGGAGATCGATGCCCATGACTGGGTGCTGAG GATGAACAGAGCAAAGGTTGCTGGCTTTGAGCTGGATGTTGGCATGAGAACAACCCATCACTTCATGTACCCGGAGAGCGCAGTGAACCTCGGGCCTGGTGTCCACCTCGTCCTTGTCCCCTTCAAGCCGCTGGACCTGCAGTGGGTGGCCAGCGCCTTCTCCACTGGAGCGCTCACACG CACCTACACGAGAGTGAAACAGTTCATCAAAGCTGACAGAAACAAG GTGCTGGTCCTGAGCCCGGCTTTCCTCAAGTACATCCACGACAACTGGACACAGCACCACGGGCGATACCCCTCGACCGGCTTCACAGCGCTGCTCTTTGCCCTGCACACCTGCCAGCAG GTCTCCGTGTTTGGCTTCGGAGCAGACAGTGATGGGAACTGGCACCACTACTGGGAGAAAAACCGCTGGTCCGGAGCCTTTCGCAGGACGAGGGTCCACGACGCTGACGTGGAATTCAGCCTCATCGAGAGACTGGCAGCCGAAGGCAGGATTTTATTCTACAAATGA